The DNA segment TCTGGCGGTGCACGCATCCAGGAGGGCGTGGCCTCTCTGGGCGGCTATGCCGATGTGTTCCAGAAGAACGTGTTGGCGTCGGGCGTGGTGCCCCAGATCTCCATGATCATGGGCCCCAGCGCCGGTGGGGCAGTGTACTCCCCCGCCATGACCGACTTCATCTTCATGGTCAAGGACAGCTCCTATATGTTCGTGACCGGCCCTGAAGTCGTGAAGACCGTGACCCACGAAGAAGTCACGGCCGAAGAACTGGGCGGTGCCATCACCCACACCACCAAGAGCGGTGTGGCCGATATGGCCTTTGACAACGACGTCGAAGCACTGATGATGCTGCGGCGCCTCTACAACTACCTGCCGCTGAACAACCGCGAAAAAGCGCCTGTGCGCATCAGCACCGATCCCGTGAACCGTGCCGAAATGTCGCTGGATACGCTGGTACCGGAGAATCCCAACAAGCCCTACGACATGAAGGAGCTGATTCTCAAGACCGTGGACGATGGCGACTTCTTCGAGCTGCAGCCCGAATATGCCAAGAACATCCTGATCGGTTTTGCCCGCATGGCCGGCCAGACCGTGGGCATTGTGGCCAACCAGCCCCTGGTGCTGGCGGGCTGCCTGGACATCAAGTCCTCCATCAAGGCAGCGCGCTTTGTGCGCTTCTGCGATGCCTTCAACATCCCGGTGGTCACGTTCGTGGACGTGCCCGGCTTCATGCCCGGCACCTCGCAGGAATACGGCGGCATCATCAAGCACGGCGCCAAGCTGCTGTACGCCTATGCGGAAGCCACCGTGCCCAAGATCACCGTCATTACGCGCAAGGCCTATGGCGGCGCGTACGACGTGATGGCCTCCAAGCATCTGCGCGGCGATGTGAACCTGGCCTGGCCCCACGCCGAAATCGCCGTGATGGGCGCCAAGGGCGCAGTGGAAATCATCTTCCGCGAAGACAAGAACGACCCCGAAAAACTCGCTGCACGCGAAGCCGAATACAAGGCCCGTTTTGCCAACCCGTTCGTGGCCGGCGCACGTGGCTTCATCGACGATGTGGTTCAGCCGCACGAGACGCGCAAGCGCATCTGCCGTTCGCTGGAAATGCTCAAGAACAAGCAGCTGGAAAATCCGTGGCGCAAGCACGGAAACATTCCGCTCTAAGAAGAACAAGAACCAGGAGAACTACACACCATGTTTACCAAGATCCTGATTGCCAACCGCGGCGAAAT comes from the Comamonas terrigena NBRC 13299 genome and includes:
- a CDS encoding acyl-CoA carboxylase subunit beta — encoded protein: MQEDILKQLEAKRELARLGGGQKRIDAQHKKGKLTARERIELLLDDGTFEEWDMFVEHRCTDFGMENTKIPGDGVVTGYGMINGRLVFVFSQDFTVFGGALSETHAEKICKVMDQAMKVGAPVIGLNDSGGARIQEGVASLGGYADVFQKNVLASGVVPQISMIMGPSAGGAVYSPAMTDFIFMVKDSSYMFVTGPEVVKTVTHEEVTAEELGGAITHTTKSGVADMAFDNDVEALMMLRRLYNYLPLNNREKAPVRISTDPVNRAEMSLDTLVPENPNKPYDMKELILKTVDDGDFFELQPEYAKNILIGFARMAGQTVGIVANQPLVLAGCLDIKSSIKAARFVRFCDAFNIPVVTFVDVPGFMPGTSQEYGGIIKHGAKLLYAYAEATVPKITVITRKAYGGAYDVMASKHLRGDVNLAWPHAEIAVMGAKGAVEIIFREDKNDPEKLAAREAEYKARFANPFVAGARGFIDDVVQPHETRKRICRSLEMLKNKQLENPWRKHGNIPL